GCATAATGTGTATTGGGGAATGCCTCAATCAGGTGCAGCAAACGATCAATCTTGGGTCCCACAGGCTGATAAGCCAACAGCACATCCTTTGCGCCTGCCATACCAAGCAATTCGGCCTCGGCAATGGTTGCACATTTGAATTTGCTGATCCCGCGCTCCAGCAACAGCTGACAGACCTCCATGCATTTATTGGTTTTGATATGTGGCCGCAAACGATCCACATGGCCGTCCACAAACTTCAGCGCACGGTCTATATTTCGAACGATACGATCAGGATACACCAGCAGTGCCGGTGTATCTACCTGATCGACATTTTGTACCCGATACCAATTTTCCATGATCAGCTCGTTAATATAACTCGAATAGGGCTTCGATTTCGACAGGGATATTATCAGGTAAAGAGCCAAAACCAACTGCACTCCGTGTACCGATTCCATTTTCTTCGCCCCAAACCGCAGCAAACAACTCACTACAACCATTGATTACCCCAGGATGATACAAGAAATCGGACGTACAGTTGACCATACCCAATACTTTAATAACACGCTTAATTTTATTTAATGACCCCAAATTGGTTTTGATCGTCGATAGCATCGTCAAGCCTACCTGTCTGGCCGCAAGTTTCCCTTCCTCGGGACTGATATCGCTACCTATCCGCCCTATAATCAGAGAAGCATCGTCCTGTACCGGCCCATGTCCAGAAAGATAAAGATACTTTCCATCAATAACGTATGGTTTATAGACACCTTTAGGTGCTGGTGCCGGTGGTAATGTCAAACCTAATTTCTCAAATTGTTCATCTGCATTGTACATCGTGAATGATTTTAAAGTTTAAAAATATAATAGCTAATATAAAATTATTTGCAATAGCAAAACAGCAACTAGCCCGACGATGGAAACGATTGCTTCCATGATCGACCAGGAAAATAAAGTATCCTTGACGCTCAGACCAAAATACTCCTTAAACAGCCAGAAGCCCGCATCGTTGACATGGGAAAACATAAGACTTCCCGCCCCGATTGCCAACACCATCAGATTGGGATCAACCTTGCCCGCTGTAACAATGGGTAATAAAACTCCCGCAGCGGTCAATGCAGCAACTGTTGCTGACCCCACACAACCTCTAATGACCGCTGTAATTAACCATGCTAACAGCAAAGGTGAAATAGGAAGTTGCTGTAAGGTGTTGGCCAACAACAGGCTCACACCGCTATCCTCCATGACCTGTTTAAAAATTCCAGATCCGGCAATAATCAATAAGATCATCGCGATATCCCTGACTGCCGACTCATAGATCGACATGACTTTGACCATGGAACGGCCAAGTTTCAATCCCAATAAGTAGGTGGCTACAATGATCGCAATGACCATCACTACTGTTGTGCTGCCGATAAATTTCAACCAACGCTGTACATTGGCATCATCGGTATGGTATATATAAGGTATAAGGGTAAATAAGATAATCAATAGGACGGGTAACAAAGCAACGACCAAACTGGTACCAACCGTAGGTTGCTTGTACTCCTGTTGATCGACTGTTTTTTCCTGCCGGAAGATTGATTCTTGACTCGGGAGCATATTTCGCAGCGAACGTCCAAAAATAGGACCACCTAATATGATAGCGGGGATAGCAATCAGCAGACCATATATCAGGGTTAGTCCCATATCCGCATGAAAAAGTGCGACCAGCGCAACTGGTGATGGATGGGGAGGAATAAATCCATG
The window above is part of the Sphingobacterium sp. ML3W genome. Proteins encoded here:
- a CDS encoding RidA family protein, which translates into the protein MYNADEQFEKLGLTLPPAPAPKGVYKPYVIDGKYLYLSGHGPVQDDASLIIGRIGSDISPEEGKLAARQVGLTMLSTIKTNLGSLNKIKRVIKVLGMVNCTSDFLYHPGVINGCSELFAAVWGEENGIGTRSAVGFGSLPDNIPVEIEALFELY
- a CDS encoding gluconate:H+ symporter, encoding MTIILIVISICLLILCITYFKINAFLSFLLVSILSGLCLGIAPDQLVGTVEKGIAGIMGSLTLIIVLGAMLGKIVAESGAAEIIAAQMVRLMGEKYLQWGLMLTGFVVGIPLFYGIGFVLLVPLIFSISYRYKLPAVYIGLPMLAALSVTHGFIPPHPSPVALVALFHADMGLTLIYGLLIAIPAIILGGPIFGRSLRNMLPSQESIFRQEKTVDQQEYKQPTVGTSLVVALLPVLLIILFTLIPYIYHTDDANVQRWLKFIGSTTVVMVIAIIVATYLLGLKLGRSMVKVMSIYESAVRDIAMILLIIAGSGIFKQVMEDSGVSLLLANTLQQLPISPLLLAWLITAVIRGCVGSATVAALTAAGVLLPIVTAGKVDPNLMVLAIGAGSLMFSHVNDAGFWLFKEYFGLSVKDTLFSWSIMEAIVSIVGLVAVLLLQIILY